In a single window of the Candidatus Nanopelagicales bacterium genome:
- a CDS encoding methionine synthase: MSATGIGSMPGTSVSEAVAVVAGELPDLPHLVELPARGAGADMIGRTAALLVEVAPDFGLQTVPTGWQRTGGRTPEMRRARSWLGEDLDRAEQVFADSSGDFKIQICGPWTWAAGVEDTSGRRLVRDAGFMADLSDAWAAAAIAHFADVRRRLPHRRLVLQCDEPTVPAILSGRIPTRSGLGRLAAVPESEVSATLRRALRAHDVTTILHCCDTFPFGVARLAGFSAISYDCSPRGPDRQPGASDTIDALAQTWESGIGLLAGVVPTRFDIGVDALWKSVRDWWSRTGLPASDLVRVGFSPACGLAGVTASRSRSALADATELHRRAVDGL; this comes from the coding sequence ATGAGCGCCACCGGGATCGGATCGATGCCGGGCACCTCCGTGTCCGAAGCTGTCGCGGTGGTGGCCGGGGAGTTGCCGGACTTACCGCACCTGGTCGAGTTGCCCGCTCGCGGCGCCGGCGCCGACATGATCGGGCGCACAGCGGCACTGCTGGTCGAGGTGGCGCCCGACTTCGGGCTGCAGACCGTGCCGACTGGTTGGCAGCGTACGGGTGGTCGCACTCCGGAGATGCGTCGGGCTCGATCGTGGTTGGGGGAGGACCTCGACCGTGCCGAACAGGTATTCGCCGACTCCTCAGGTGACTTCAAGATCCAGATCTGTGGACCGTGGACCTGGGCCGCGGGGGTGGAAGACACTTCTGGTCGCCGGCTGGTACGGGACGCAGGGTTTATGGCAGATCTGTCGGACGCCTGGGCCGCAGCAGCGATCGCGCACTTCGCGGATGTGCGTCGCAGGCTTCCCCATCGCCGCCTGGTCCTGCAGTGCGATGAACCCACCGTCCCTGCGATTCTCTCGGGGCGGATCCCCACCCGCAGTGGACTCGGCCGCCTGGCAGCGGTTCCGGAATCCGAGGTGTCGGCCACCCTGCGCCGTGCTCTGCGCGCCCACGACGTGACGACGATCCTGCACTGCTGCGACACGTTCCCCTTCGGTGTTGCGCGTTTGGCCGGGTTCTCTGCGATTTCTTATGACTGTTCGCCCCGCGGTCCGGACCGACAGCCGGGTGCGTCCGACACCATCGACGCCCTGGCGCAGACCTGGGAGTCCGGGATCGGTCTCCTGGCAGGTGTGGTGCCCACCCGGTTCGATATCGGTGTCGATGCCCTGTGGAAGTCCGTGAGGGACTGGTGGAGCCGCACGGGGCTGCCGGCGTCCGATCTGGTGAGGGTGGGGTTCAGCCCCGCCTGTGGACTGGCGGGAGTTACTGCGTCCCGATCCCGGTCGGCCTTGGCCGATGCCACCGAACTGCATCGACGCGCTGTGGACGGACTGTGA
- a CDS encoding TRIC cation channel family protein, translating to MSVLMLANSVLTDVVLPGAHSVPMEDRVGDIIASKPALPEWSTYAAVAFGGLAGAAFAARRGFDVIGVLGLAIAQGMGGLMLSAILLQTGTPEVLLDGRYLLIVTVAAAVGFFFAGLIARAVQSAILLDALSLGLLCAVGTNAALRTGLSDIPAIFIGVMTAVGGMILRDILAGRAPEVLRPGIFIAFAP from the coding sequence GTGTCGGTGCTGATGCTCGCGAACTCCGTCCTGACGGACGTGGTGTTGCCGGGGGCGCACTCGGTGCCGATGGAGGATCGGGTCGGGGACATCATCGCCTCCAAGCCGGCTCTGCCGGAATGGTCGACCTACGCGGCTGTCGCGTTCGGCGGACTGGCGGGAGCGGCATTCGCCGCCCGGCGAGGATTCGACGTCATCGGGGTGCTCGGACTGGCGATCGCACAGGGCATGGGCGGATTGATGTTGAGCGCCATCCTGCTGCAGACAGGTACGCCCGAGGTCCTGCTCGACGGCCGCTATCTGCTGATCGTCACGGTGGCGGCCGCCGTCGGATTCTTCTTCGCCGGGCTCATCGCCCGCGCCGTCCAGTCGGCCATCTTGTTGGATGCGCTGAGCCTGGGACTCCTGTGTGCTGTCGGCACGAACGCCGCCCTACGGACGGGCTTGAGCGACATCCCCGCCATCTTCATCGGAGTGATGACCGCCGTCGGAGGGATGATCCTGCGAGACATCCTGGCCGGCCGAGCACCCGAGGTACTGCGCCCGGGCATCTTCATCGCATTCGCGCCCTGA
- a CDS encoding cation diffusion facilitator family transporter, whose amino-acid sequence MGHTHSAGMQNRPQLVRALFLGLSIVVVQVVGAFWSNSLALLADAAHTLTDVAGIGLAIAAITVAARRTKPHRTYGLYRLEIIATIANGLLLLALSGYILFEAVQRWESPESVRPGVMILAALYGVAVNGISLMLLRRGSGESLAVKGAYLEVLSDTLGSVGVVLAGVVVLVTGFDRADVVVSVAIALFMIPRTLLLLREAFGVLMENAPRELDLDQMRADMLAVPGVTALHDMHVWTITSGLVAMSSHVTVTQDPFRGGCGSQVLDELQALLRDKYGVEHSTLQLEPPEHQDHESGHHG is encoded by the coding sequence ATGGGTCACACCCATTCCGCGGGGATGCAGAACCGCCCGCAACTGGTCCGGGCCCTGTTCCTGGGGCTGTCCATCGTGGTCGTCCAGGTGGTCGGCGCTTTCTGGTCCAACTCCCTGGCGCTGTTGGCCGACGCCGCTCACACGCTGACTGATGTCGCCGGTATCGGGCTGGCGATAGCCGCGATCACGGTGGCGGCGCGGCGTACCAAACCCCACCGAACGTACGGGCTATACCGACTCGAGATCATCGCGACGATCGCCAACGGGCTGCTCCTGTTGGCCCTGTCGGGCTACATCCTGTTCGAGGCAGTGCAGCGGTGGGAGAGTCCGGAATCGGTGCGGCCCGGGGTCATGATCTTGGCGGCCTTGTACGGCGTCGCGGTGAACGGAATCTCCCTGATGCTGCTGCGCCGCGGCAGCGGCGAGTCGCTGGCAGTCAAAGGGGCCTATCTCGAGGTCCTTTCGGACACCTTGGGATCGGTGGGCGTGGTCCTCGCCGGTGTCGTCGTCCTGGTCACCGGTTTCGACCGCGCCGATGTCGTGGTGTCGGTCGCGATCGCGTTGTTCATGATCCCCCGAACCTTGCTCCTGTTGCGGGAGGCATTCGGGGTCCTGATGGAGAACGCGCCCCGGGAGTTGGACCTGGACCAGATGCGGGCGGACATGTTGGCCGTCCCGGGAGTCACGGCGCTGCACGACATGCACGTGTGGACCATCACCAGCGGGCTCGTGGCCATGTCCAGTCACGTGACGGTCACGCAGGATCCGTTCCGCGGAGGCTGCGGATCGCAAGTGCTGGATGAGTTGCAGGCGCTGTTGCGCGACAAGTACGGGGTGGAGCATTCGACCCTGCAACTGGAGCCGCCCGAGCATCAGGACCACGAGTCCGGGCACCACGGCTGA
- a CDS encoding FAD-dependent oxidoreductase, protein MGQDTGRVGLTRRHFLGVLAGSAAVVTGCARTEPEQAAWDGSVVTRWDTDPWALGSYSALAVGSSWRVRQTLADTVLDGRLVLAGEYTATDFPATVHGALGSGYRAAQLLNATAEGVGRVAVIGAGMAGLGAARRLQDTGWQVEVLEARDRVGGRVWTDYSLGVPAELGAAWIHGVTGNALVRLVKQAGLGLQPTNFDDFSAHVYPSSARAGAEVARADEEIWRAMRAIGNSRPDPADSVAAALAGQGWQPRTPEQHLVELSDVTMEFGVEPDRLGAQALWEGDYYRGGDSLVRGGFAAVPQSLAAGLQVRTATAVRQVSFGTEMQLETDSGPVTADAVVVAVPLSLLQTGTPRVQLPPAVSAALDGLITGNLEKVFLRYGEVWWPDAQVLQIVSAPDQRWAEWYPLTELTGAPLIFGFSGGRAARERPTADPDCAAEAANALETAFR, encoded by the coding sequence ATGGGTCAAGACACCGGTCGAGTCGGCCTGACCCGACGGCACTTCCTGGGGGTGCTGGCGGGGTCGGCCGCGGTGGTGACGGGCTGCGCGCGCACCGAACCGGAACAGGCTGCTTGGGACGGATCGGTGGTCACCCGGTGGGACACCGATCCCTGGGCGCTGGGCTCGTATTCCGCACTTGCCGTCGGGTCGTCGTGGCGCGTTCGTCAGACGCTCGCCGACACAGTGCTCGATGGTCGGTTGGTGCTCGCGGGGGAGTACACCGCGACCGACTTCCCCGCCACGGTGCACGGAGCGCTGGGGTCCGGCTACCGCGCCGCGCAACTGCTGAATGCCACCGCGGAAGGTGTCGGCCGGGTGGCCGTGATCGGAGCCGGTATGGCCGGCCTCGGTGCGGCCCGCCGTCTGCAGGACACCGGCTGGCAGGTCGAGGTGCTCGAAGCCCGCGACCGGGTGGGGGGCAGGGTGTGGACGGACTACTCCCTCGGGGTCCCCGCGGAACTCGGAGCGGCGTGGATCCACGGAGTGACGGGCAATGCCCTCGTCCGACTGGTCAAGCAGGCGGGGCTGGGTCTGCAGCCCACGAACTTCGATGACTTCTCGGCGCACGTCTACCCGTCATCGGCGCGGGCCGGTGCCGAGGTGGCGCGCGCCGATGAGGAAATCTGGCGCGCCATGCGTGCCATCGGGAACTCGCGCCCGGATCCCGCTGACTCCGTTGCGGCTGCCTTGGCGGGCCAGGGTTGGCAGCCGCGGACGCCGGAGCAGCACCTCGTCGAGTTGAGCGACGTGACGATGGAGTTCGGGGTGGAGCCCGACCGGCTCGGGGCTCAGGCGCTGTGGGAGGGCGACTACTACCGTGGCGGAGACTCACTGGTCCGGGGTGGATTCGCGGCGGTCCCGCAGTCGCTCGCGGCCGGTCTGCAGGTGCGAACCGCAACCGCGGTTCGTCAGGTGAGCTTCGGTACCGAGATGCAGTTGGAGACGGACTCGGGGCCGGTGACGGCGGATGCCGTAGTGGTGGCGGTTCCGTTGTCCTTGTTGCAGACCGGTACGCCCCGGGTCCAGCTGCCTCCCGCCGTCTCGGCTGCTCTGGACGGGTTGATCACCGGGAATCTGGAGAAGGTGTTCCTGCGCTATGGCGAGGTGTGGTGGCCGGATGCCCAAGTCCTTCAGATCGTGTCAGCGCCCGATCAGCGCTGGGCCGAGTGGTACCCGTTGACGGAACTCACGGGGGCTCCGCTCATCTTCGGTTTCAGCGGTGGTCGCGCCGCCCGCGAACGGCCCACGGCCGACCCCGATTGCGCCGCCGAGGCCGCCAATGCGCTGGAGACGGCATTTCGATGA
- a CDS encoding TRIC cation channel family protein, whose product MAAEILALPSVVEVAAVTGGAISGALHASKRRMDLMGLTLVAVCTGVGGGAIRDVVLGQSVPVFLIQNFILMAFVGAVAGYFFGHLVAELEPAIYVLDTLLIGAWVVIGAQKALVLDLPYSAAVFLGLTTAIGGGLLRDVLCRNVPTALMPGQWVAAAAIVAALLYVTVDAATGSIPLAEVTAIVGATALRALSARFGWITPDAVDASSRFRHWLRFNRRAPAPRA is encoded by the coding sequence GTGGCTGCCGAGATTCTGGCGCTGCCCAGCGTCGTCGAGGTCGCCGCTGTCACGGGAGGAGCGATCTCCGGTGCGCTGCACGCCAGCAAACGTCGGATGGACCTGATGGGACTGACCCTCGTGGCCGTGTGTACCGGTGTCGGCGGCGGCGCCATCCGCGACGTCGTCCTGGGGCAATCGGTCCCCGTATTCCTGATCCAGAACTTCATCCTGATGGCCTTTGTGGGGGCAGTCGCCGGGTACTTCTTCGGCCATCTCGTGGCGGAGCTGGAGCCGGCCATCTACGTGCTGGACACTCTCTTGATCGGCGCCTGGGTGGTAATCGGGGCGCAGAAGGCGCTGGTGCTGGACCTGCCCTACAGCGCAGCGGTCTTCTTGGGTCTGACCACGGCCATCGGTGGCGGCCTGCTGCGCGATGTTCTCTGCCGCAATGTCCCCACAGCGCTCATGCCGGGGCAGTGGGTGGCCGCCGCGGCCATCGTCGCCGCCCTTCTCTATGTCACGGTCGACGCCGCGACCGGTTCCATCCCTCTGGCTGAGGTGACGGCGATCGTCGGTGCCACCGCGTTACGCGCCCTGTCGGCCCGGTTCGGTTGGATCACTCCCGACGCGGTCGATGCCTCGAGTCGGTTCCGGCACTGGCTGCGGTTCAACCGCCGGGCACCGGCGCCTAGAGCGTAG
- a CDS encoding sugar porter family MFS transporter codes for MSAASPSADTQRIPRTAIMVAVTAATLGIIYGYDQSNIGGAQLYFQQDLGLDTTAVESVVAAIVIGEIVGALIGGWVANRIGRKLSMIVVASGYIVFCLLSAFAWDITSLWVARVLLGLTIGISLVAVPVFVAESVPARIRGATLVAYQVSTVIGIIIGYLVAALLSDVNDQYNWRLMLGIAAVPAVILLPFLVRLPETARWYMLRNRREEARKSLTVTDPDADIEHELDEMAAAISDESGGAIGEMLRKPYLRATVFVLGLGFFIQITGINATVTYGPKIFGALGIESDQQKLLLNVGIQFIALIAVLISMRTVDRWGRRPILLTGIAIMIGAQILMVITFATVQGDTYESWQKVLGFLGIAFINIGFVFGFGALVWVYSSEAFPARLRAYGSSAMLTADLVANWIIANFFLSAMERVGGAVSFGFFAIMAVLAWIFVFKLAPETKGRELEEIRHYWENGGKWVKTPVESA; via the coding sequence GTGAGCGCCGCATCCCCATCAGCCGATACCCAGCGAATCCCACGCACCGCGATCATGGTGGCCGTCACCGCCGCCACCTTGGGGATCATCTATGGCTACGACCAGTCCAACATCGGTGGAGCGCAGCTGTACTTCCAGCAGGATCTGGGGCTCGACACGACAGCGGTGGAGTCGGTCGTCGCCGCCATCGTCATCGGAGAGATCGTCGGAGCGCTGATCGGCGGCTGGGTCGCCAACCGCATCGGACGCAAGTTGTCGATGATCGTCGTCGCCAGCGGCTACATCGTGTTCTGCCTGCTGAGTGCTTTTGCCTGGGACATAACCTCTTTGTGGGTCGCCCGGGTCCTGCTCGGTCTGACCATCGGTATCTCGTTGGTGGCGGTCCCGGTGTTCGTCGCGGAGTCGGTGCCGGCCAGGATCCGAGGGGCGACGTTGGTCGCCTACCAGGTCAGCACCGTCATCGGCATCATCATCGGCTACCTGGTCGCTGCGCTGTTGTCGGATGTCAACGACCAGTACAACTGGCGGCTGATGCTCGGGATCGCTGCCGTTCCGGCCGTGATCCTGCTGCCGTTCCTCGTGCGTCTGCCGGAGACCGCCCGCTGGTACATGCTGCGCAACCGACGCGAAGAGGCACGCAAATCCCTTACCGTCACCGACCCCGACGCGGATATCGAACACGAGTTGGACGAGATGGCTGCCGCCATCAGCGATGAGTCCGGCGGAGCGATCGGAGAGATGCTGCGCAAGCCCTACCTGCGCGCCACCGTGTTCGTCCTGGGACTCGGGTTCTTCATCCAGATCACCGGGATCAATGCCACCGTCACCTACGGTCCCAAGATCTTCGGTGCCCTGGGCATCGAGTCCGACCAACAGAAACTGCTGTTGAACGTCGGGATCCAGTTCATCGCGTTGATCGCCGTGCTCATCTCCATGCGCACAGTGGATCGGTGGGGACGCCGCCCCATCCTCCTCACCGGCATCGCCATCATGATCGGCGCCCAGATCCTGATGGTCATCACGTTCGCCACCGTGCAGGGTGACACCTACGAGTCGTGGCAGAAAGTACTGGGCTTCCTGGGCATCGCGTTCATCAACATCGGGTTCGTCTTCGGATTCGGGGCCCTGGTGTGGGTCTATTCCAGTGAGGCGTTCCCGGCGCGGCTGCGTGCCTACGGGTCCAGTGCCATGCTGACAGCGGACCTGGTCGCGAACTGGATCATCGCCAACTTCTTCCTGTCCGCTATGGAACGGGTCGGGGGGGCCGTCTCGTTCGGGTTCTTCGCGATCATGGCAGTGTTGGCCTGGATCTTCGTCTTCAAGTTGGCGCCCGAGACCAAGGGCCGTGAGCTCGAGGAGATCCGGCATTACTGGGAGAACGGCGGCAAATGGGTCAAGACACCGGTCGAGTCGGCCTGA